The Alkalinema sp. FACHB-956 genome segment AGTTTCGCTCCTGGACACCCTGGGAACAGATCAAGCTGGATATCGAAGATAATCCAGCCATTCCCGTGGTTTGGAACGATCGCCTGTTCTTGTTCTGGCTACGTATTGTTAAGCAGCCTCTACTCGATCCAAACAAGATGGCTATAAAGTCTGACCCTACGGGTTCAGATAACAAAGAGCAACCAATCGCTAATGTGAGCCTCAGGAAAGTCAAAGAAACAGCAAAGGAGGAAGCAACTGCGAACACTAAAGTTACTGTCCAAGCAATACTTTGCTGGAGTGAATACTATAACGGCAAATGGCAAGCGACAAAGACTTCAGACATCAATAAACCAGTCGATTTAGGAGAGTTTAATGTTGCTGGGAACAATGCTTTCGATCGCTCAACTGTGCAGATTGAAGCCCTTGAATGGTCTAGAGGATTGAGAATTATAATCAAACGTGATTTAACAGAAGTTTCTTACTTTGTTTTCTACAATACGCATTCCTTGCCAGTACGTCAAGAAGTGGGGCGTTCTATGCCACCTGAGATTCAACGCCCTTATCCACACTATTATCGGATATTAAACGCTGAAAACAACAGCCTGAATATTTCCTATTGCAAGCTAGATACCCCTTTGTCAGGTTCTTCGTTTATGCGGAACTTTCTCCAACTTCCTGTGGGCTTAAATTACCGATTTACTGCTCCTAACCATAACCTGCCAAAACCCTGGGTCGCTCCATTCTTTTTTGAAGATAATCAACATGTGTTCTATGTCACGACCCAAGATAGCCCAGTGACTATTTCTGAATTTAAGGGATACAGGCTTAAAGGTGCGGAATATCTCCAAACAGCATCAGCCCAAATATCCCCCACAGTAGTTCAGACGGAATTGCAGCCGTTCGATCGCATGGCATCCTTGCTGGCATATACAGAATCAATCAATACTGACCCAGCCATCATCCAACAATTTGTGACTGAAGATGCCTATATCAGCAAAGGCATTGGGGCCACGGGTGCGGTGCGCTACGGCGATCGCAACATTGGCATTGCCGGTATTGTGAATCAACAGCACATCCAGTAAATCCCACTGTTTTAAGGAGAAGATTCATGAAAAACCGCCTGACAGAAGCAATCCATACTCTTGATGATAGAGGAGTTGTTCATTCAACATTCTTTGAGCCTATCTATGAATATCGTCAGGACATAGCATTTACGTATAAGTTTGAGAATTTCTTCCATCCCTTCATTGGCGAATTAATTCAGAAGCTCAACAGAGAGTCATTACCCGGTCTATTAGCTCCCAAGTATCACCAGGATCTGGAAACAAAATTTTTCGACACGTTCTATAAGCTGTTAGCCAACGAGTTAGTCAAGCTGGAGTACTTTCCCAAAGAGATTGATCTGCGACCCGGCGGCCCTTATGCCAACTACAACTGGGAGCTACTGTTTCATGTACCTTTGACGATTGCCGTGCATCTCAGCAAAAATCAGCGCTTTGCCGAAGCCCAACGCTGGTTCCATTACATCTTTGACCCCACCAGCCCCGACAACTGCTGGAAATTCCTGGCTTTTCGACAATCAGGCGATGTCATGCAAATTGACGAACACCTGCGATTGCTGAGCAAAGAAGACCTAACACCTGAAGAAGAAAAACTGCGCGAATCGCTTCTTAACGGTTACGAAGCCAGCAAACAAAAACCCTTTCAACCCCATGCGGTGGCCCGCACACGACCGCTTGCCTATCAATACAGCGTTGTCATGAAGTATCTCGATAACCTGATTGCCTGGGGCGATAGCCTGTTTCGTCAGGACACCATCGAATCGATTAACGAAGCCACTCAACTCTACGTCCTAGCGGCCAACCTTCTAGGCCCCAGACCCCAGAAAATTCCACCCACCGGCACCACACAACCCAAGACCTTTGCTCAACTCAAAAACCCAAACTTAGATGCCACGGGTAATACTCTGGTCGATCTAGAGGGCAAATTCCCGTTCAACCTTGGGTTACCCAAAACCCAGAGGACTGATCCCGATGCAGCGGCTCCACTCTTTGGCATCGGACGGACACTCTATTTCTGTATTCCCCACAACGAGAAACTGCTGGGCTATTGGGATACTGTGGGCGATCGCTTGTTCAAAATTCGCCACTGCATGAATATTGAAGGAATTTTCCGCCAACTTGCCCTATTCGATCCGCCCATTGACCCCGGTATGTTGGTCAAAGCTGCCGCGGCTGGGCTTGATATTGGGTCTGTTGTAAATGGCCTCAACCAACCTCCCAGCCCGGTTCGAGCCATCTTGTTTATTCAAAAAGCTTTGGAATTGTGTGGCGAGGTTCGGAATTTGGGTGGGGCATTGCTGTCAGCGATCGAAAAAGGGGAAGGAGAACGGTTAGCCCTGCTGCGCCAAAGTCACGAAATCAAAATTCAACAAATGCAGCAAGACGTTCGATTCTTGCAGTGGGCGCAAGCCCAGGAAACAACTGTATCACTTCTAAAAAGTCGCAACACTGCCCTGGAGCGATTGAAATATTATCAGCGGCTACTGGGTCTTCCATCCGATTCAAATGCTCCCGACAACCTGGAAATTGATTTTTCAAAAATGTTGATATTAACAGAGAAAAATTTTGCTGAACATTACGAAAAATTAGTTCAGCAATATGAAAAACCCTTAAGTTTGCAAAACCTCCAAAATCTACAACATGCATCTGATTCATCAACTGATGGATTTGCAACTTTATTGAGTGGTTCAAAAAGTTCAGGAAGTTTATATCTAAATACCTCTGAAAACACAGAACTTAATAGCCATCTGCCGAGAGCACGCGATACATCTTTATCAGCTTCTGTTTTTAATGTTCTTGCAGCAGCGTTTGCACCCGTTCCCGATCCTGATGTTCATATACATTTTTGGGGAATTGGAGGAAAAATAAAGCTAAAAGTAGGAACAGCTCTCGTTGCTGGTTCAAAAATCATGGGAGATGTTTCCAGCATTATTGCAGGATGGGAGCGTGAGCAAGCGGGTATGGCATCTAAACGGGCTTCTTATGAGCGTCGCGCCGATGAATGGATTTTGCAATATAATCTTGCTGCCCACGAACTGATGCAGATTGGGCGACAAATTCTGACCTCACTGATTGCCGAACAAGTAGCACGGCATGAGTATGAAACCACTAAAAAGCAAATAGAACATTCCCAGGAAGTCGATCGCTTCCTAAACGAAAAATTCACCAACTCAGAACTTTATGCCTGGATGCAGGGCGAAATCTCGCGTCTCTATTACGAATACTATCGCTTTGCCTTCGACACCGCCCGCAAAGCTGAACAAACGATGAAACGCGAACTCATGCGCCCCGAAGTCGATGCCACCACCTACATCAAATTCAACTACTGGGATGGCGGACGCAAAGGCTTACTCTCCGGTGAAGCCCTCTATCTTGACCTGAAGCGCATGGAGATGGCCTACCACGAAAATAACAAGCGAGAGTATGAACTGACCAAACACGCCAGCCTTCTGCAACTTAACCCACTGGCATTGCTCCAACTCCGCACCACGGGTCGCTGCACCGTTTCTCTGCCCGAAGAACTCTTCGATATGGATGGCCCCGGCCACTACTTCCGCCGCATCAAAACCCTCGCCGTTAGCATCCCCTGTGTGACCGGCCCCTACACCAGCATTAACTGCACCCTCACCCTCCTCAAAAATAGTATTCGTATCAAGCCGGAGATATCCGATGGCACTTACGCCCGGATTAATTCCGAAGATACCCGCTTTCAAGATTTCTTCGGAAGCCTCCAAAGCATTGTCACCAGCGCTGGTCAAAACGATAGCGGCTTATTTGAAACCAATCTCCGTGACGAACGCTACTTACCCTTCGAGGGCGCTGGTGTGATTAGCGAATGGCAGTTGACCTTACCCGCCAATCCCAGCAAGGAGGAACCTTGCCAGTTTGACTACAACACGATTTCGGATGTGATTCTGCATCTTCGTTACACTGCGCGTGAGGCAGGCGGATCATTGAAGAATGGGGCGATCGCTAACCTTAAAACTCACATCGAATCTGCTCAAACGGTTGGCTCCGTGCGTTTGCTTTCTGTACGCCATGAGTTTCCCACCGCTTGGGCAACATTCAAAAAGGTTAAACTTGAAGGAATAGTAAAAACAGCCTCATTAACGCTCACTCTACAGCCAGAACATTATCCCTTCTGGATTCAGAACCGGCTCGATAAAGTTCAGATCCGACAATTAGCCTTCTTTGCCCAAACTGCTAAAAATTCGGTAGAGATAACCACGAATGCCGATGGGACTGGAGGTAAAGACACTCTAGTTAAAGATCCTTCTCTGGGTAATTTAAAGACCGGCAGATTAACGAATATTCCGCAACCAGCATCCATCGGTCAATTTGAATTACATTTCAACGATAACTCGATCGATGATCTATGGCTGGCTTTAACCTGGGGTACATAGAGTAGTTTCAAGCCTGAATAATGAAGAGCGATCGCGTCCTTCACACTCTTGAACTTATCACTCAATCCTAACTTTTCTCCATTAGCCTCCAGGAGGTTTCCAATGCCTCAAACTCTGGTTTTAGGTTCCCAAGGTGAAGATGTCAAGTTACTCCAAAGAACCCTCAATCAAAGTTCTCCCACGGCTTTACCACTACTGTGGGTGGATGGAGATTTACAAAACGGCAATTTCTCACATTCGCCAGTACTTACATATGCCGATCATGATTGATGCACCGGATGGTGGAAGTACGATCGAAGTCTTTACAGAAATCGGACAGGAACTCATCGATCACGATCCTGATCATAATCTGTTGCTCAGTGGTCATGCTTACTGGGCCGCCTATGATGGGTTTCCCCATTTGAATGCGATCGTCCAGGCAAATTTGCCGATCGTTTTTGGTGAAATTGCGAATAAACAATACGCAGAGATTCAGGGAAAAAAGTACCAATGCTATTACGACCTGGATGGTTACTCTGAGAGTCACCCACCTCAAAGGGGATTTACCTATCAGGCTTTTTTGAAGCGGTTACAAGACCAGGAAATCGGTTGGCTGGCCTGGAGTTGGTGGAAAGACGGGTGCGCTGCCCGACAGCTAACTGAGAATGGCAATTTTTCGGGATTGACCCGTTACGGCAAAGATCTGGTTCACAATCCAATCTATGGTTTACAGGCAACTGCACAGCGTTCCCAAGCTTTTGATCATTAATTCTTAAGAGAGGAAGTTATGCCCATACCAAACCTATTTGATATCAAATCCTATGGTGCGATCGGGGATGGCATTACGAATGACACCGAGGCGATGGTTAAGGCGATCGCAGCGATTCCTATCACTGGCGGCAGACTCTTTTTCCCATCTGGTACCTACTTAATCGAACGGACACTGACCATTCAAAAGAGGCTCTTGATTCCTGAGTACGTACATCTTGTTTTCGATCAAGGTGCTCGGTTGGAGCCATCCGGCATTGCTGTTTTCCTTCAAGGGGCAGTTACCTGTCATCCTTCCCAGCATGTTTTTGGTGGCACTGGTTTCAACGAGCCAGTGACGAAAAGCAGCGAAGCTCATCCGGATGTCACTGTGAGTGGGAGTGCTTTCGGCAATTACAAATTTGTCGTGCAAATTGAGTCGGGTGGAGCGTTGGGCACTGCAACGTTCAAATACGCTGTAGATAGAGGTATCAGCGATAACAGCTTCTCACCTCCACAGTCAACAGCGGATAACGTTCCCTTACCCCAGGTTGGATTGACCCTCCACTTCCAGCCAGGAAATTACCCAGCCCAAGCCCAATATTCCTGGACATCCCTTGCCCCAATTACCCTTGCTCCCAAAGCCTTTGAACAGATCAGTGTCAGAAATTTTGGTGCGGTTCCCGACTACAAGTCCCCTGCGGATCGAGGAACTGAGAACTGGAAATTCTTCCAGGCAGCCCTGGGTGCTCTGGCTTCCATCCCTGAAGGAACCGGAAATCGGGGTGCCAGGTTATTGATTGATGGACATTATTACCTGGAAGATACGCTGGTTCTTGCAAAGACCGTCATTTTTGAGGGCACCGGCACTAACTTCGGACCACCCTTTGGGGCGACTCGTTCCAGCCCTGGTGCTATGCTGATCTTCCCTGGTAATAAGACTGGTATCCACATTCAGGGAACAAGCGGTTCTTCCCACTCGGCTGAGAGAACTATTCTCCGCAATCTGGCAGTGTATTGCGCTTATAACCGAGGTGAGGCAGCTTTCATTGGTTCTCAAGCAATTCCACCCAATCACCACCAAGGACACGGCATTCATGCCAACGTTCCCTGTACGATTCAAAATGTGATTGTGCAGAACTTCGCTGAGCATGGCATTTTTATCTCAGCCTATGCCGTAGGGTCACACCCTGATCCGAACTACGTTGGTGGTGCGGCTGGAACATACATTAGCAATACACTTTGCGAACTGAATGGTGGGCATGGTTTCTATGTGGCGGGGATTGATGCCAACGTCAGCTTGATCGAAATGTGTGCTGCTACAGAAAACTGGGGCTACGGCTTCCGTGATGAGGGGGGTACTGGCAATACCTATGTTGCCTGCTATGGCCAGGGGAATCTCGGTGAATCTAGCAATCCAGGTGAGCCAGTTAAACCTGGAGAACCCAATGGATACTCGCTTGATCGCCACAATCATGACTTCTATGCGGCGCGCAATGGAATTAATTCCAGCCTGTTTTTGGGGTGCTATAGTGAAGCCTCGATCGATCATATCTATGCACCTGCCTGCGTGATTGGTGGTGCCCTGGCTCAAAATACGTTTATGCCAGATAGCAATGTGTTTGCCTTGAATGGTGGCATTGCCGCGATCTCCCCGCTGATCACGGAATACAAGAATGACCCGAACAGCCCTCGCATCGAGATTGGCGGCCCGCCGATCGCGGCGGGGGGACCTCAACCTATTCCCCATGCCCTTTCATTAATTGCCCGTAAAGCTGGATTACCGCCTGATTTTCTATGGTTGGTCTACCTGGCCATTGGCAGAGGAGAAGTTCACGATTGGTGGGAGTTTCGCAGCAATGATATCTATCATCCGCTGATGCGGTTTCCCACCAGCCAAAGCAATGCCCGCCATCCAGCTCCCTGGATGACCAATGGCCTCTTTATAGGCAGGGATGACATCCCAAACAATCCTATCCACATGACAGCGGCTCCCCTCTCCACCGCTTTGGTACCACCCGCTACGCAGGGCGACGGCGGTTCATCACCCCAGATCTACGAGCGAGGAGACATCATCTGGAACAATGAACCCGTGCCGGGAGGGGCGATCGGGCAGGTATGCATTGAGAGTGGAACCCAAAGCGAACGTATCCGGGGTGAAACTCGTGGTTCGATTACACAGGACTCCTGTGAACTTATCGTGAATGCCGCCAGTCATTTAAGCGTTGGTCAATACATTACTATTCCAGGCATTGGATCAATAGACCTGAATAATCGCAGACCAGATACCCGCAAGATCCTCGCCATCAAAGGGTTAAAAGTGCAGGTGACACTTGATACTGAAGTCGATAAGACCGTTGCTGAGGTTTCCATTTACTTTGGGAAAACCTTCACATCGCTTCAGTCCACACAGGGAGCGATCAGGAGAGGTTCGACTGAATTAGTGGTCGAAAGTATTGCAGGGTTAATGGTTGGGGAATACATTGCGATCGCAGGACTTTCTGGACTCAGGCAGATTAAGGACATCCAGGATCAAACGGTGATCCTTGACCTGCCTGCTACGATAGATGCTCAAAAAGCTGAGGTTATCTCAGGTATGGCATTTGGGATTACCCTTGGCTCCATTGATCAAGGCTCAAAGCACCTTTTGGTTAATGCTCCCACCGACGTTGCCGTGGGACAACCGCTTGTGATTACTGGGGTTGCTGGCATTAAGACAATCGTTGATGTTGAGCATCTGAAACTCACCCTTGACACACCTACAAACACAGCAGTGAATAACGTCCAGGTTGCATTTGGATGCACTGTTGGAACCATGACAGAAAACACAACAGAGATGCTGGTCAACTCAACTGCCCGACTATATGTGGATCAGGCAATTGTGATTGCTGGAGTTGCTCTACCCAGAACGATAACCAACATTGAAGGACAGAAAGTAACCTTTACCCCAGCAATTGCAGAGCATGAGCGATTCAGTAATACTCCCATTGCTCTAAGCAAAATGGTTGGTTTCATCCGGCAAAATACCACGGAATTGCTGCTTCGAGGTCATCAAACACCTGCGGTAGGACAGTACATTCGGATTGCAGGGATTGCCCCTATTCAGAAAATTATTCAGGTCAGGACACTGGCGTTAACCGATAAGAACGAAAAGCAGTTTCAGGTTACTCTACACAAACCAGTTGAGGTCTCTGTGAATGATGCTGATGTATTAATGGATGTTGCTTTTGGGATGACCCTGGGATCAATTCAGTCGGGTTCTACTGAACTGATTGTCAATGCAAGTGCAGGGTTAGAGATCGGTCAGGCACTAGAGATTGCAGGAGTCTCCGGCATTATGAAAATTCTGGATATCCAGCCGTTTGAAGTGATGATCGACCAGCCAGCAGTGCAAACGGTCTCCAATGCGTTGCTCTCCTTCAGCCCTGCCACCTTCTCGACCTTCGGTAGAATTGATAGCTCGACCATTGATGAGATTGATAGCCCCTCCAAAGCCTATGGGGAAAACAAGGTTCTTAATCTGAGCGATCGCTACGTTACCGTTACTGCTCCCGGCAAGACTATGACGCTTCCGGCTACTCCTGTAGATGGGCAGACCCACGCCATCAAATCCCAGCCAGGCATAACAGCAGATGTTGATACTGCCGATAGGCGGACGATTGATGGACAGTTAACTATTCCTCTGGCTGGGGGTGAGTCTGCGACCTTCCGCTATAGTGCTGCCATAGGAGAGTGGGAGCGGCGATGCTGACAAGCAGGTGCTCTGTGTCAGACACGCTTGGAAACTTTAAAGGGAATTTTTAGTGTCATATCAAGATTGATTTTTTCTGCGATCGCTAGCTTGGTGATTAACTGACCCGATAAACAATTAATTACATCCTCATTTTGTAGCCAACTGGATACTGGATAAATCGCCATTGGGCGCAGGTAGTCTGAGCGCTCGCCTTGTTAGGGTGACATCTACAGCAACCTTAACTTGTGTTCCAGGGCTGCCTATGGCTACCAAAACACCCACCCGACCCAAGCAGCAGAAGAGTACCCAGAAGCGATCCTGGCAAAATCTGACTGATCGCCGCAAACTCCGCCATCTTGAAAACACCCTGGATAAAGCCATCAATAAGGCGCTCCAGCAAGGGGGAATTGAGTCCCATGAGGACTTTAAGGCTTACGTCGAGTCGTTTAGTGAGCGATCTGGCAAGGCTCCCATCACGGTTGAGCTTTGCGAGGGTGGTGGCAATGATGATGAAATTCGGGGCTACCGCTTCTATCTCACTAGCGATCCCAGTCAAAGAACCAGCGGCAAGTATCTGATCAAGAACCTGGAAGGTGTTACGGAAAAGGATGAAAACTACTTTACGCCCTCCAACATTGCTGAGATGTTTGGGTTTGAAGAGGCAGAACTTGATGATCTGGATGCCGACTTGGACGATGCGCTTGATCTAGATGACGACTTTGATGAAGAGCCAGATGAGGATTTAGAGACGTTACTAGATGCCGATTTAGATGATGAGTTAGATGAGTTAGGGGATGAGGAGCTTGCTTCGCCTCCGACAGCTAAACATCAAGCTAAAACGTCACCGAAAGCTCAGAGTAGAACTCAATCCAAGACGCAGGTTCAAGGCAAAGCTGGTAAATCCAATCATCGAGACTTCCGCTACCGCGACCCAATGGAGGAAGCGTCGCGGCTCAGTGCTTCGGCTGCGGTAAATGGACGCGAAACCAATGGAGTGAATGTGGCAGGGCTGGCAGGACAACTGGCAACTCTGGGCATTGTGGTTGGGCAGGGAGTGTTAGAAAATCTGGCAGATCAGGATGACGAGGAACGGATTGAACGAATCGTCCGAGAACTTCAGCGGCAGAATGAGCAGGTAGACAACCTGACCAGCCGTTTACAGGAAGCAACAACCGGGCGCGCAACGGTAACGCCAATAACGGAGCCAGAACAAATTGCGGTTGAGAATCCTCTTGCAACTGCGGCTACGACAGTTGGAAGTAAGGTAGACAGGCTGGGTATAAAACTAGATCCTACCTACAAAGCTCAACCGCTGGAATTGGACCGGGAAGCCAGTATCAGCGAACAGCTTGACCAGATTGAGTCATACCTGAAAGGTCTTTCCAAACGACTTGACCGTTTAGAAATTGCGGTAAGTCGTTTGGAGAAGCAAATCGCAGAACAAACCAATTCTTCAATGGTTGAGCCGGAGGTGGATACAGAAGAAGGTCGGGCTGCGGTACCCGCACAAGCGATCGCAGCGTCCAAAGTGCTGGAACAACTTATGGCGCGACGAGCTGATCCTCAACAAGTTTCTTGTGCAGAATCTTTGGTGGGCTTTGCCAGAGTTGCTAATCAACTCTCGGATGATGCTGAGCAAGAAGGAATTGCGATTTCCAGTAACAAAACTCTGCGGATGGAGGAGCAGGGTGACCAGGTGGCGGTCACGTTAGTGTCGCGGAGCGATCTCGCCCTTAACAACAACCAGGGCAATACCCTTTTTGCAGGTAACCGCACCGATGGGCAGTGGGCGATCGCGGAAGATCACCTCAGTGCTGATGAGAAAGCTGTCATTGCTAAACTTCCCCAGTCCAAGCAGGAATACGCCACCAAAGCCAGTGCTCAGGCATTGATTGCCACCTTCCAGGAACGCTTATCGGAGCGATTCAACGGGGAAGCTGAACCTGTATTTACCTGGACAGATCAGGGCAAAGCCAAGTATGAGTTTGAGGTTGTGACGTTACCGAACGGGACTCAATTGCTGCAAGGGTTTGACCCGAACCACAAGGATGAGCAGGTATTTGATGCCATGTTGGTGCCCGGTCAATCGCCAGACATCCTGCATTGCAGTATTCCAATCCGAGAGATGGAGTCAGCCATCAATGAGCAGATACCTGAACAACCAGATGAAAAGCATCTGAATCGCCGTTCTGGTAAAGCGTCTGCCAAACCGAACCGCGAAGAATTGCAAGTTTAATTAACAATCTGGATCAGCATTGATGGAGAACTTATGATGCAAACCATTAAAACCCCAGTTATTGAGTCTCATTTCACTCAACTACGTCGTCGCTCTACTCAACAATTGGTGCATTTCAACCTTACCAAGCCTGATTTATTGTTCATTGGGCTTTGTGTTGCTGTTGTGATTTATTTGTTGATCAAAGAGCCGTTGCTCGTAACTATTTTGGGTTGTGCCAGTGTAGTATTCCTCAGCCTCTGGCATTTGATTAAGACAGTACCCATTTTGGAAAAATACCTGGGTGCCAGAATTCGTTTCTGGCATATTGCCTCCCTCATTATTGCGATCACGGCGCTGCTCAACACCTTCGCGGCACCTGCCCAGGCTATCTTTCTCAGCGGGTTAGAACAATTTTTTGTCAATTTGGCTCAGCAAAGTTCACAGGCAGGTGGAGGCACTGCCACGCTGGATGCCAATGTGATCGGGCTAATTTTCAACTTGATTCGAGGGGTGTTTTTATTACTGGTTGCGGCTGCGTCACTTTTTGCTTATAACCAGGC includes the following:
- a CDS encoding toxin, encoding MKNRLTEAIHTLDDRGVVHSTFFEPIYEYRQDIAFTYKFENFFHPFIGELIQKLNRESLPGLLAPKYHQDLETKFFDTFYKLLANELVKLEYFPKEIDLRPGGPYANYNWELLFHVPLTIAVHLSKNQRFAEAQRWFHYIFDPTSPDNCWKFLAFRQSGDVMQIDEHLRLLSKEDLTPEEEKLRESLLNGYEASKQKPFQPHAVARTRPLAYQYSVVMKYLDNLIAWGDSLFRQDTIESINEATQLYVLAANLLGPRPQKIPPTGTTQPKTFAQLKNPNLDATGNTLVDLEGKFPFNLGLPKTQRTDPDAAAPLFGIGRTLYFCIPHNEKLLGYWDTVGDRLFKIRHCMNIEGIFRQLALFDPPIDPGMLVKAAAAGLDIGSVVNGLNQPPSPVRAILFIQKALELCGEVRNLGGALLSAIEKGEGERLALLRQSHEIKIQQMQQDVRFLQWAQAQETTVSLLKSRNTALERLKYYQRLLGLPSDSNAPDNLEIDFSKMLILTEKNFAEHYEKLVQQYEKPLSLQNLQNLQHASDSSTDGFATLLSGSKSSGSLYLNTSENTELNSHLPRARDTSLSASVFNVLAAAFAPVPDPDVHIHFWGIGGKIKLKVGTALVAGSKIMGDVSSIIAGWEREQAGMASKRASYERRADEWILQYNLAAHELMQIGRQILTSLIAEQVARHEYETTKKQIEHSQEVDRFLNEKFTNSELYAWMQGEISRLYYEYYRFAFDTARKAEQTMKRELMRPEVDATTYIKFNYWDGGRKGLLSGEALYLDLKRMEMAYHENNKREYELTKHASLLQLNPLALLQLRTTGRCTVSLPEELFDMDGPGHYFRRIKTLAVSIPCVTGPYTSINCTLTLLKNSIRIKPEISDGTYARINSEDTRFQDFFGSLQSIVTSAGQNDSGLFETNLRDERYLPFEGAGVISEWQLTLPANPSKEEPCQFDYNTISDVILHLRYTAREAGGSLKNGAIANLKTHIESAQTVGSVRLLSVRHEFPTAWATFKKVKLEGIVKTASLTLTLQPEHYPFWIQNRLDKVQIRQLAFFAQTAKNSVEITTNADGTGGKDTLVKDPSLGNLKTGRLTNIPQPASIGQFELHFNDNSIDDLWLALTWGT
- a CDS encoding glycosyl hydrolase family 28-related protein; translated protein: MPIPNLFDIKSYGAIGDGITNDTEAMVKAIAAIPITGGRLFFPSGTYLIERTLTIQKRLLIPEYVHLVFDQGARLEPSGIAVFLQGAVTCHPSQHVFGGTGFNEPVTKSSEAHPDVTVSGSAFGNYKFVVQIESGGALGTATFKYAVDRGISDNSFSPPQSTADNVPLPQVGLTLHFQPGNYPAQAQYSWTSLAPITLAPKAFEQISVRNFGAVPDYKSPADRGTENWKFFQAALGALASIPEGTGNRGARLLIDGHYYLEDTLVLAKTVIFEGTGTNFGPPFGATRSSPGAMLIFPGNKTGIHIQGTSGSSHSAERTILRNLAVYCAYNRGEAAFIGSQAIPPNHHQGHGIHANVPCTIQNVIVQNFAEHGIFISAYAVGSHPDPNYVGGAAGTYISNTLCELNGGHGFYVAGIDANVSLIEMCAATENWGYGFRDEGGTGNTYVACYGQGNLGESSNPGEPVKPGEPNGYSLDRHNHDFYAARNGINSSLFLGCYSEASIDHIYAPACVIGGALAQNTFMPDSNVFALNGGIAAISPLITEYKNDPNSPRIEIGGPPIAAGGPQPIPHALSLIARKAGLPPDFLWLVYLAIGRGEVHDWWEFRSNDIYHPLMRFPTSQSNARHPAPWMTNGLFIGRDDIPNNPIHMTAAPLSTALVPPATQGDGGSSPQIYERGDIIWNNEPVPGGAIGQVCIESGTQSERIRGETRGSITQDSCELIVNAASHLSVGQYITIPGIGSIDLNNRRPDTRKILAIKGLKVQVTLDTEVDKTVAEVSIYFGKTFTSLQSTQGAIRRGSTELVVESIAGLMVGEYIAIAGLSGLRQIKDIQDQTVILDLPATIDAQKAEVISGMAFGITLGSIDQGSKHLLVNAPTDVAVGQPLVITGVAGIKTIVDVEHLKLTLDTPTNTAVNNVQVAFGCTVGTMTENTTEMLVNSTARLYVDQAIVIAGVALPRTITNIEGQKVTFTPAIAEHERFSNTPIALSKMVGFIRQNTTELLLRGHQTPAVGQYIRIAGIAPIQKIIQVRTLALTDKNEKQFQVTLHKPVEVSVNDADVLMDVAFGMTLGSIQSGSTELIVNASAGLEIGQALEIAGVSGIMKILDIQPFEVMIDQPAVQTVSNALLSFSPATFSTFGRIDSSTIDEIDSPSKAYGENKVLNLSDRYVTVTAPGKTMTLPATPVDGQTHAIKSQPGITADVDTADRRTIDGQLTIPLAGGESATFRYSAAIGEWERRC
- a CDS encoding neuraminidase-like domain-containing protein — protein: FRSWTPWEQIKLDIEDNPAIPVVWNDRLFLFWLRIVKQPLLDPNKMAIKSDPTGSDNKEQPIANVSLRKVKETAKEEATANTKVTVQAILCWSEYYNGKWQATKTSDINKPVDLGEFNVAGNNAFDRSTVQIEALEWSRGLRIIIKRDLTEVSYFVFYNTHSLPVRQEVGRSMPPEIQRPYPHYYRILNAENNSLNISYCKLDTPLSGSSFMRNFLQLPVGLNYRFTAPNHNLPKPWVAPFFFEDNQHVFYVTTQDSPVTISEFKGYRLKGAEYLQTASAQISPTVVQTELQPFDRMASLLAYTESINTDPAIIQQFVTEDAYISKGIGATGAVRYGDRNIGIAGIVNQQHIQ